A window of the Streptomyces luomodiensis genome harbors these coding sequences:
- a CDS encoding M48 family metalloprotease: MTEPAEPQYPQAPPPAYPQAPPPTYPQAPPPTYPQAPPPAYPQTPPSAQAPPPPQAPPYPQAAAPQPPALPPAPPPPPPAPHPHELRFAQRRVHIAEHQRGADGTAVSGLLLHVPNFLCSLLVVSLLSVFFGLLGIVIVVAWLASGALVFHRPTERFIARRLLKLRHPTPQELARITPVWQEVLARAGIEAHTYELWVEDSDRLNAVAAAGHIVGVTRFSIERLPSGQLAAVLAHELGHHVGGHTWSSLLGYWYALPGRIAWRLMLLTTYVAIRVSGLFSWAGPALVMLVFGMVAVVTISFLYGLPLLVLITPYLLAAVGRRAEFHADQQAAALGFAPMLAEVLGLLHAAEQQAEALAAARGRPVKREGALARLLHSHPDYPARLRRLQPHAGPPTPA, encoded by the coding sequence ATGACCGAGCCAGCAGAACCCCAGTACCCGCAGGCCCCGCCACCGGCCTACCCACAGGCGCCGCCACCGACCTATCCACAGGCGCCGCCACCGACCTACCCGCAGGCCCCACCACCGGCCTACCCGCAGACGCCGCCATCTGCGCAGGCCCCGCCACCTCCGCAGGCGCCCCCGTACCCGCAGGCAGCCGCGCCACAGCCGCCCGCGCTCCCGCCCGCACCGCCGCCCCCGCCGCCCGCGCCTCACCCTCATGAGCTGCGGTTCGCACAGCGCCGCGTGCACATCGCCGAGCACCAGCGGGGCGCCGATGGCACCGCCGTCAGCGGGCTTCTGCTCCACGTACCGAATTTCCTGTGCAGCCTGCTGGTCGTCAGCCTGCTATCGGTGTTCTTCGGTCTCCTCGGCATCGTCATCGTGGTGGCCTGGCTGGCGAGCGGCGCCCTCGTCTTCCACCGCCCCACCGAGCGGTTCATCGCCCGGCGTCTGCTCAAGCTCCGCCACCCCACCCCCCAGGAGCTGGCCAGGATCACCCCGGTGTGGCAGGAGGTCCTCGCACGGGCCGGGATCGAGGCGCACACCTACGAGCTGTGGGTCGAGGACAGCGACCGGCTCAACGCGGTCGCCGCCGCCGGCCATATCGTCGGCGTGACCCGTTTCTCGATCGAGCGGCTGCCCTCCGGCCAGCTCGCCGCCGTGCTCGCCCATGAGCTCGGCCACCATGTCGGCGGCCACACCTGGTCCAGCCTGCTGGGCTACTGGTACGCCCTGCCCGGACGGATCGCCTGGCGGTTGATGCTGCTCACGACGTATGTGGCCATCCGGGTGTCCGGGCTCTTCTCCTGGGCCGGGCCTGCCCTCGTGATGCTGGTCTTCGGCATGGTCGCCGTCGTGACCATCAGTTTTCTGTACGGGCTGCCGCTCCTGGTGCTGATCACCCCGTATCTGCTCGCCGCCGTCGGCCGCCGGGCGGAGTTCCACGCCGATCAGCAGGCGGCGGCGCTCGGTTTCGCGCCGATGCTCGCCGAGGTCCTGGGGCTGCTGCACGCGGCCGAGCAGCAGGCGGAGGCGCTCGCGGCAGCGCGGGGGCGGCCGGTGAAACGGGAGGGGGCGCTGGCCCGGCTGCTCCACTCCCACCCCGACTACCCCGCCCGGCTGCGACGCCTGCAACCCCACGCCGGGCCTCCGACTCCCGCCTGA
- the rpsG gene encoding 30S ribosomal protein S7, whose product MPRKGPAPKRPVIIDPVYNSPLVTSLINKVLLNGKRSTAERIVYGAMEGLREKTGNDPVITLKRALENVKPTLEVRSRRVGGATYQVPVEVRPGRSSTLALRWLVGYSRARREKTMTERLMNELLDASNGLGASVKRREDTHKMAESNKAFAHYRW is encoded by the coding sequence ATGCCTCGTAAGGGCCCTGCCCCGAAGCGCCCGGTCATCATCGACCCGGTCTACAACTCTCCTCTGGTGACCTCCCTCATCAACAAGGTGCTGCTGAACGGCAAGCGCTCCACCGCCGAGCGCATCGTCTACGGCGCCATGGAGGGCCTGCGGGAGAAGACCGGCAACGACCCGGTCATCACCCTCAAGCGCGCGCTGGAGAATGTGAAGCCGACCCTCGAGGTCCGCTCCCGCCGTGTCGGTGGCGCCACCTACCAGGTGCCGGTCGAGGTCCGTCCCGGCCGCTCCTCCACCCTCGCCCTGCGCTGGCTCGTGGGCTACTCGCGCGCCCGTCGTGAGAAGACCATGACCGAGCGGCTCATGAACGAGCTGCTGGACGCCAGCAACGGTCTGGGTGCCTCCGTCAAGCGGCGTGAGGACACCCACAAGATGGCCGAGTCCAACAAGGCCTTCGCGCACTACCGCTGGTAG
- a CDS encoding PE-PGRS family protein yields MADFRRQPEWQQQADRHTQLIDPVLTVRPMARFEYAARRPAVAIDHALVFVTAKGAYDTYLPPHRPSRSDAAGRRYTAVYEVDMGTHPVTLDLELPSDDDAFAFGVTAELTWRVADPARFVASGERDVPTRLSREFQHLTRPVSRGFAIENSSMAEQAVQRAVDSGAFATGIGLDITCVVRLRLDDAAIAHRKQLREIRYAGELLDPQHELEMRRQYQQHQLEVLRVQQQQELNAAKINFYQYHLQQGGVAAWALHLAQHPEDSRLVMESMRADQLALIKSQLGVATELLKGEGVEDYQKEEPRRLALQVVNDILNQRLPGVSEPSAYGPPPGDEGSALPPPAPPAPPAVPPMPPVPPAPAGQPVESAPAAPAEPYDGEERPS; encoded by the coding sequence ATGGCGGACTTCCGCCGTCAGCCCGAGTGGCAGCAACAAGCCGACCGCCACACTCAGCTGATCGACCCGGTACTGACCGTCCGGCCGATGGCGCGCTTCGAATACGCGGCCCGACGGCCGGCGGTCGCGATCGATCACGCACTTGTCTTCGTCACGGCCAAGGGGGCGTACGACACCTACCTCCCGCCGCACCGGCCGAGCCGGTCCGACGCCGCGGGCCGGCGGTACACCGCGGTGTACGAGGTGGACATGGGCACCCACCCGGTGACGCTCGACCTCGAACTACCCAGTGACGACGACGCGTTCGCCTTCGGCGTCACCGCGGAACTCACCTGGCGGGTCGCCGATCCGGCACGCTTCGTGGCCAGCGGCGAGCGCGATGTGCCGACCCGGCTGAGCCGGGAGTTCCAGCACCTCACCCGTCCGGTCAGCCGCGGCTTCGCCATCGAGAACAGCTCCATGGCCGAACAGGCGGTACAGCGAGCCGTCGACAGCGGCGCCTTCGCGACGGGCATCGGCCTGGACATCACCTGTGTGGTGCGACTGCGGCTGGACGACGCGGCGATCGCCCACCGCAAGCAGCTGCGCGAGATCCGGTACGCGGGCGAGCTCCTGGACCCGCAGCATGAGCTGGAGATGCGGCGGCAGTACCAGCAGCACCAGCTCGAGGTGTTGCGGGTCCAGCAGCAGCAGGAGCTGAACGCAGCGAAGATCAATTTCTACCAGTACCACCTCCAGCAGGGAGGCGTCGCCGCCTGGGCGCTCCATCTGGCGCAGCATCCGGAGGACTCACGGCTGGTGATGGAGAGCATGCGGGCGGACCAGCTCGCGCTGATCAAAAGCCAGCTGGGGGTGGCCACCGAACTCCTCAAGGGAGAGGGCGTCGAGGACTACCAGAAGGAGGAGCCCCGGCGGCTCGCCCTCCAGGTGGTCAACGACATCCTCAACCAGCGGCTCCCGGGGGTGTCCGAGCCGTCGGCGTACGGTCCGCCGCCGGGGGACGAGGGCTCCGCGCTGCCGCCTCCGGCCCCGCCGGCGCCCCCCGCCGTACCGCCGATGCCGCCCGTGCCCCCGGCTCCCGCCGGACAACCGGTGGAGTCGGCGCCCGCGGCCCCGGCCGAACCGTACGACGGGGAGGAGCGGCCCTCATGA
- the rpsL gene encoding 30S ribosomal protein S12 yields the protein MPTIQQLVRKGRQDKVEKNKTPALAGSPQRRGTCTRVFTTTPKKPNSALRKVARVRLSSGIEVTAYVPGEGHNLQEHSIVLVRGGRVKDLPGVRYKIIRGSLDTQGVKNRKQARSRYGAKKEK from the coding sequence GTGCCTACGATCCAGCAGCTGGTCCGCAAGGGCCGCCAGGACAAGGTCGAGAAGAACAAGACCCCCGCCCTCGCGGGGTCGCCGCAGCGCCGTGGCACGTGCACCCGCGTGTTCACCACGACGCCGAAGAAGCCGAACTCGGCGCTCCGCAAGGTCGCGCGTGTCCGGCTGAGCAGTGGGATCGAGGTCACCGCCTACGTCCCGGGTGAGGGGCACAACCTCCAGGAGCACTCCATCGTGCTCGTGCGTGGCGGTCGTGTGAAGGACCTGCCGGGTGTTCGTTACAAGATCATCCGCGGCTCCCTCGACACGCAGGGCGTCAAGAACCGCAAGCAGGCTCGCAGCCGCTACGGCGCCAAGAAGGAGAAGTAA
- a CDS encoding FG-GAP repeat domain-containing protein → MLTYTGHSGSFDGDGKQDILVRHGSELFVYPGSGALNGLKTYGEPVKIGADIRPDHYLWVGAGDFTGDGRADVFALTVEEQGYIFVNRGGLAGLDTLAEPVHIGGKLPEVAYDTIALADMNADGKTDIIGRQGGTSKIDIIPFAGEVDGTNSFNAPERLATLGATDIPLGAADITGSGRPELLVLHDNGDLAVYLTPDQGRDADGEPVGEGDWHTIGHGWDAMDIIDVTDINGDGRPDLLGLRQDGTLVAYAHSGTFDPENPTAVFREPVVVAKGWHDVNAIS, encoded by the coding sequence ATGCTGACCTATACCGGTCATTCCGGTTCGTTCGACGGCGACGGCAAGCAGGATATTCTCGTCCGGCATGGCAGTGAATTATTTGTCTATCCGGGTTCCGGTGCGCTCAATGGATTGAAGACGTATGGTGAACCCGTGAAGATCGGCGCCGATATCCGGCCCGACCACTATCTCTGGGTGGGCGCCGGTGACTTCACGGGCGACGGCAGGGCCGATGTGTTCGCGCTCACCGTGGAGGAGCAGGGCTACATCTTCGTCAATCGCGGCGGTCTGGCCGGGCTGGACACCCTGGCGGAACCGGTCCACATCGGCGGAAAACTGCCGGAGGTCGCCTACGACACGATCGCCCTCGCCGATATGAACGCCGACGGCAAGACCGACATCATCGGCCGGCAGGGCGGCACCAGCAAGATCGACATCATTCCCTTCGCGGGCGAGGTCGACGGCACCAACAGCTTCAACGCGCCCGAGCGGCTGGCCACCCTCGGCGCGACGGACATCCCCCTGGGCGCCGCCGACATCACCGGCTCCGGCCGGCCCGAGCTGCTCGTCCTGCACGACAACGGCGACCTCGCCGTCTACCTCACGCCGGACCAGGGCCGGGACGCCGACGGGGAGCCGGTGGGCGAGGGCGACTGGCACACGATCGGCCACGGCTGGGACGCGATGGACATCATCGACGTCACGGACATCAACGGCGACGGCCGGCCGGACCTGCTCGGCCTGCGCCAGGACGGCACCCTGGTGGCCTACGCCCACAGCGGCACCTTCGACCCGGAGAACCCCACCGCCGTCTTCCGGGAGCCGGTGGTGGTGGCGAAGGGCTGGCACGACGTCAACGCCATCAGCTGA
- the tuf gene encoding elongation factor Tu yields the protein MAKAKFERTKPHVNIGTIGHIDHGKTTLTAAITKVLHDAYPDLNEASAFDQIDKAPEERQRGITISIAHVEYQTESRHYAHVDCPGHADYIKNMITGAAQMDGAILVVAATDGPMPQTKEHVLLARQVGVPYIVVALNKADMVDDEEILELVELEVRELLSEYEFPGDEVPVVKVSALKALEGDAEWGKSVLDLMKAVDESIPQPERDVDKPFLMPIEDVFTITGRGTVVTGRIERGVLKVNENVDIIGIKQEKTSTTVTGIEMFRKLLDEGQAGENVGLLLRGIKREDVERGQVIIKPGSVTPHTEFEAQAYILSKDEGGRHTPFFNNYRPQFYFRTTDVTGVVTLPEGTEMVMPGDNTEMSVQLIQPVAMEEGLKFAIREGGRTVGAGQVTKIVK from the coding sequence GTGGCGAAGGCGAAGTTCGAGCGGACTAAGCCGCACGTCAACATCGGCACCATCGGTCACATCGACCACGGTAAGACCACGCTTACCGCTGCGATCACCAAGGTGCTGCACGACGCGTACCCGGACCTGAACGAGGCCTCGGCCTTCGACCAGATCGACAAGGCTCCTGAGGAGCGCCAGCGCGGTATCACCATCTCCATCGCGCACGTCGAGTACCAGACCGAGTCGCGTCACTACGCGCACGTCGACTGCCCCGGTCACGCGGACTACATCAAGAACATGATCACCGGTGCGGCGCAGATGGACGGCGCCATCCTGGTGGTCGCCGCCACCGACGGCCCGATGCCGCAGACCAAGGAGCACGTGCTTCTCGCTCGCCAGGTCGGCGTGCCGTACATCGTTGTCGCCCTGAACAAGGCCGACATGGTGGACGACGAGGAGATCCTGGAGCTCGTCGAGCTCGAGGTCCGTGAGCTGCTCTCCGAGTACGAGTTCCCGGGCGACGAGGTTCCGGTCGTCAAGGTCTCGGCGCTCAAGGCGCTCGAGGGCGACGCCGAGTGGGGCAAGTCCGTCCTCGACCTGATGAAGGCCGTCGACGAGTCGATCCCGCAGCCGGAGCGCGACGTCGACAAGCCGTTCCTGATGCCGATCGAGGACGTCTTCACCATCACCGGTCGCGGTACGGTCGTCACCGGCCGTATCGAGCGCGGTGTGCTGAAGGTCAACGAGAACGTCGACATCATCGGCATCAAGCAGGAGAAGACCTCGACCACCGTCACCGGTATCGAGATGTTCCGCAAGCTGCTCGACGAGGGCCAGGCTGGTGAGAACGTCGGTCTGCTGCTCCGCGGCATCAAGCGTGAGGACGTCGAGCGCGGCCAGGTCATCATCAAGCCGGGCTCGGTCACCCCGCACACCGAGTTCGAGGCCCAGGCGTACATCCTGTCCAAGGACGAGGGTGGCCGCCACACGCCGTTCTTCAACAACTACCGTCCGCAGTTCTACTTCCGTACCACGGACGTGACGGGCGTTGTGACCCTCCCCGAGGGCACCGAGATGGTCATGCCGGGCGACAACACCGAGATGTCCGTCCAGCTGATCCAGCCGGTCGCCATGGAGGAGGGCCTGAAGTTCGCCATCCGTGAGGGTGGCCGGACCGTCGGCGCCGGCCAGGTCACCAAGATCGTCAAGTGA
- the fusA gene encoding elongation factor G has protein sequence MATTSLDLAKVRNIGIMAHIDAGKTTTTERILFYTGVSYKIGEVHDGAATMDWMEQEQERGITITSAATTCHWPLENVDHTINIIDTPGHVDFTVEVERSLRVLDGAVTVFDGVAGVEPQSETVWRQADRYGVPRICFVNKLDRTGAEFHRCVDMIVDRLGATPLVMQLPIGTEADFKGVVDLVRMKALVWSAEATKGEMYDTVDIPDTHKEAADEWRGKLLEAVAENDEEMMELYLEGEEPSEEQLYAAIRRITIASGKGGGTTVTPVFCGTAFKNKGVQPLLDAVVRYLPSPIDIEAIEGHAVSDPDEVVKRKPSEDEPLSVLAFKIASDPHLGKLTFIRVYSGRLESGAQVLNSVKGKKERIGKIYRMHANKREEIDSVGAGDIVAVMGLKQTTTGETLCDASNPVILESMDFPAPVIEVAIEPKSKGDQEKLAVAIQRLAEEDPSFRVKTDEETGQTIISGMGELHLDVLVDRMKREFKVEANVGKPQVAYRETLRKPVERYDYTHKKQTGGSGQFAKVQIALEPLEGDGYEFENKVTGGRIPREYIPSVDAGCQEAMEFGVLAGYPLTGVKVTLIDGGYHEVDSSEMAFKIAGSMAFKEAARKASPALLEPMMKVEVTTPEDYMGDVIGDINSRRGQIQSMEDRSGAKLVTGLVPLSEMFGYVGDLRSKTSGRASYSMQFDSYAEVPRNVAEEIIAKAKGE, from the coding sequence ATGGCCACCACTTCACTTGACCTGGCCAAGGTCCGCAACATTGGGATCATGGCCCACATCGACGCGGGCAAGACGACCACCACCGAGCGGATCCTGTTCTACACCGGTGTGAGCTACAAGATCGGTGAAGTCCACGACGGCGCTGCCACCATGGACTGGATGGAGCAGGAGCAGGAGCGCGGCATCACGATCACGTCGGCCGCGACGACCTGTCACTGGCCGCTTGAGAACGTCGATCACACCATCAACATCATCGACACCCCGGGCCACGTCGACTTCACGGTCGAGGTGGAGCGTTCGCTGCGCGTCCTCGACGGTGCCGTGACGGTGTTCGATGGCGTCGCCGGTGTGGAGCCGCAGTCCGAGACGGTGTGGCGTCAGGCGGACCGCTACGGCGTTCCGCGTATCTGCTTCGTCAACAAGCTGGACCGCACCGGTGCGGAGTTCCACCGCTGCGTCGACATGATCGTGGACCGCCTGGGCGCGACTCCGCTGGTCATGCAGCTGCCGATCGGCACCGAGGCCGACTTCAAGGGCGTGGTCGACCTCGTCCGGATGAAGGCGCTGGTCTGGTCCGCCGAGGCGACCAAGGGCGAGATGTACGACACCGTCGACATCCCGGACACCCACAAGGAAGCGGCCGACGAGTGGCGCGGCAAGCTGCTCGAGGCCGTCGCCGAGAACGACGAAGAGATGATGGAGCTGTACCTCGAGGGCGAGGAGCCCAGCGAGGAGCAGCTGTACGCGGCGATCCGCCGTATCACCATCGCCTCCGGCAAGGGCGGCGGCACCACCGTCACCCCCGTGTTCTGCGGTACCGCGTTCAAGAACAAGGGCGTCCAGCCCCTGCTCGACGCGGTCGTCCGGTACCTCCCCTCGCCGATCGACATCGAGGCGATCGAGGGCCACGCGGTCAGCGACCCCGACGAGGTCGTCAAGCGCAAGCCGTCCGAGGACGAGCCGCTGTCCGTCCTGGCGTTCAAGATCGCGAGCGACCCGCACCTCGGCAAGCTCACCTTCATCCGGGTGTACTCCGGCCGCCTGGAGTCCGGCGCCCAGGTGCTGAACTCGGTGAAGGGCAAGAAGGAGCGCATCGGCAAGATCTACCGGATGCACGCGAACAAGCGTGAGGAGATCGACTCGGTGGGTGCCGGCGACATCGTCGCCGTCATGGGTCTGAAGCAGACCACCACCGGTGAGACCCTCTGCGACGCGTCGAACCCGGTGATCCTGGAGTCGATGGACTTCCCGGCCCCGGTCATCGAGGTGGCCATCGAGCCCAAGTCCAAGGGCGACCAGGAGAAGCTGGCCGTCGCGATCCAGCGGCTTGCCGAGGAGGACCCGTCCTTCCGCGTCAAGACCGACGAGGAGACCGGCCAGACCATCATCTCCGGCATGGGTGAGCTCCACCTCGACGTGCTGGTCGACCGCATGAAGCGCGAGTTCAAGGTCGAGGCCAACGTCGGTAAGCCGCAGGTGGCCTACCGCGAGACGCTGCGCAAGCCGGTCGAGCGGTACGACTACACGCACAAGAAGCAGACTGGTGGTTCCGGCCAGTTCGCCAAGGTGCAGATCGCGCTGGAGCCGCTCGAGGGCGATGGCTACGAGTTCGAGAACAAGGTCACCGGTGGCCGCATCCCGCGGGAGTACATCCCGTCCGTGGACGCGGGCTGCCAGGAGGCCATGGAGTTCGGCGTGCTCGCGGGCTACCCGCTGACCGGTGTGAAGGTCACCCTGATCGACGGTGGCTACCACGAGGTCGACTCGTCCGAGATGGCGTTCAAGATCGCCGGTTCGATGGCCTTCAAGGAGGCCGCCCGCAAGGCCAGCCCGGCCCTGCTCGAGCCGATGATGAAGGTCGAGGTCACCACGCCCGAGGACTACATGGGCGATGTGATCGGCGACATCAACTCCCGTCGCGGGCAGATCCAGTCCATGGAGGACCGGAGCGGCGCCAAGCTGGTCACCGGCCTGGTTCCGCTGTCGGAGATGTTCGGCTACGTGGGCGACCTGCGCAGCAAGACGTCCGGCCGCGCCAGCTACTCCATGCAGTTCGACTCCTACGCCGAGGTTCCGCGGAACGTCGCCGAGGAGATCATCGCGAAGGCCAAGGGCGAGTAG
- a CDS encoding Crp/Fnr family transcriptional regulator — MTRTSIPEDSGLDDRVPFLARLEREERSALLALGRVLDFSPRAPIIHQNEPSSHILLILHGWTKVTASAPNGYEALLALRGPGDIIGESSALTGRPRAATVTALEPVEAVAVEHDRFRLFLEHSPDASLTLLTLTSDRMRAADRRRLDFASLTVRERFAVLLLELARSHGRRTAQGIELAVPLSKQELAGSIGASREMVQRLLKELRERQVVVTGRKALVILRPDILRRVARSD, encoded by the coding sequence ATGACCCGGACGAGTATTCCCGAAGACAGTGGACTCGACGACCGCGTGCCCTTCCTGGCCCGGCTGGAGCGCGAGGAGCGGTCCGCTCTGCTCGCCCTCGGCAGGGTGCTCGACTTCTCCCCGCGTGCACCCATCATTCACCAGAACGAGCCCTCCTCACACATCCTGCTGATACTGCACGGCTGGACGAAAGTCACCGCCTCCGCCCCCAACGGCTACGAGGCGCTTCTCGCGTTACGCGGCCCCGGCGACATCATCGGCGAGTCGTCCGCCCTCACCGGCCGTCCACGCGCCGCGACGGTCACCGCCCTGGAACCGGTCGAGGCCGTGGCCGTCGAACACGACCGCTTCCGGCTCTTCCTCGAACACTCCCCCGATGCCTCACTGACGCTGCTCACCCTGACCAGCGACCGGATGCGCGCCGCCGACCGCCGCCGCCTCGACTTCGCCTCGCTGACCGTGCGCGAGCGCTTCGCGGTCCTGCTGCTCGAGCTCGCCAGGTCTCATGGACGTCGCACCGCCCAGGGCATCGAACTGGCCGTCCCGCTCAGCAAGCAGGAGCTGGCGGGGTCCATCGGCGCCTCCCGCGAAATGGTGCAGCGTCTCCTCAAGGAGCTTCGTGAGCGCCAGGTCGTGGTGACGGGACGCAAGGCCCTGGTGATCCTCCGGCCCGACATCCTGCGGAGGGTCGCCCGCTCGGACTGA
- a CDS encoding Pycsar system effector family protein, with protein sequence MTSGGGASAAADIEAAERLLADLHAEIARADGKAAVLVAALGMTAGIVTALLANSSWTPDQLSTVGSLAWWTGTLALALALFALLMTVLPRYGGKAWTPGQPLAYFSDIRRAARLGRLATALTDTAGAPVSGLLAALTETSRIASVKHQWIRTGLIAFCCGAVLLPGALLAG encoded by the coding sequence ATGACCTCCGGCGGCGGCGCCTCCGCCGCGGCGGACATCGAGGCCGCCGAGCGGCTGCTGGCCGATCTGCACGCCGAGATCGCCCGCGCCGACGGCAAGGCGGCGGTCCTGGTCGCGGCGCTCGGTATGACGGCGGGGATCGTGACCGCTCTGCTCGCCAACAGCAGCTGGACCCCTGACCAGCTCTCCACCGTCGGCTCCCTCGCCTGGTGGACCGGGACGCTCGCCCTCGCGCTGGCCCTGTTCGCCCTGCTCATGACCGTACTGCCGCGCTACGGCGGCAAAGCCTGGACGCCGGGACAGCCGCTCGCCTACTTCAGCGACATCCGGCGCGCCGCCCGGCTGGGCCGACTGGCGACCGCACTCACCGACACCGCCGGCGCCCCGGTCTCCGGGCTGCTCGCCGCGCTCACCGAGACCAGCCGTATCGCCTCAGTCAAGCACCAGTGGATCCGCACCGGGCTGATCGCCTTCTGCTGCGGCGCCGTGCTGCTTCCCGGGGCGCTCCTGGCGGGCTGA